In Candidatus Binataceae bacterium, one genomic interval encodes:
- a CDS encoding helix-turn-helix domain-containing protein, which translates to MEKQARREQVLRHAKRIFARKGYHRTNISEIIARARIARGTFYLYFDNKRDLFEELLGQVLGELRLRIQRLRLGPGEPDPIEQLRANLRRVLGLVLAERELTDILLNHAMGFDRDLDLRIIDFYERVIDQIQRSLDLGIEMNLVRRCDTRVAAFCILGGIKEVVAQASRARRRDIGPLAEEILDFGIRGVGRPELLGFAADEASFGRGLD; encoded by the coding sequence ATGGAAAAACAGGCTCGGCGAGAGCAGGTGCTGCGTCACGCCAAGCGGATATTTGCCCGCAAGGGCTATCATCGCACCAATATCTCGGAGATTATCGCCCGCGCGCGCATCGCTCGCGGCACCTTCTATCTCTATTTCGACAACAAGCGCGACCTTTTCGAGGAGCTGCTCGGGCAGGTCCTCGGCGAGTTGCGCCTGCGGATCCAGCGTTTGCGTTTGGGACCGGGTGAGCCCGATCCGATCGAACAGCTCCGCGCCAATCTCCGGCGAGTCCTCGGGCTGGTGCTCGCCGAACGCGAGCTGACCGATATTCTGCTCAATCACGCGATGGGCTTTGACCGCGATCTCGATCTGCGGATTATCGATTTCTACGAACGCGTCATCGACCAGATTCAGCGCTCGCTCGACCTTGGAATCGAGATGAACCTGGTGCGGCGATGCGATACGCGGGTCGCCGCCTTTTGCATCCTGGGCGGAATCAAAGAGGTCGTGGCGCAGGCGTCGCGTGCGCGGCGGCGCGATATCGGGCCGCTGGCAGAAGAGATTCTCGACTTCGGCATCCGCGGCGTCGGGCGTCCCGAACTGCTTGGCTTCGCCGCCGACGAGGCTTCTTTCGGGCGCGGACTAGACTGA